One genomic window of Methanosalsum zhilinae DSM 4017 includes the following:
- a CDS encoding DNA polymerase sliding clamp encodes MFKATIDASLLKDSIEILSVLVDEARFRISPDGISVKAVDPANVAMVSFNLESGAFEEFEATESEVGMDLTKINDIMGVAEKNETVKLELREDTQKMEIRIGGFSYTLSLLDPSTIRSEPRIPQLELPAQVILNGNELRKAIKAAEKISDHILLGIEDEIFYMEAEGDTDKVRIDMTRDQLIDMKPGDARSMFSLDYLGDIVKPASKSNEVEINIGRDFPIKLNFVIANGGGTANYLLAPRIESD; translated from the coding sequence ATGTTCAAGGCAACAATTGACGCATCTCTTCTGAAGGACTCCATTGAAATACTGTCTGTACTTGTTGATGAAGCGAGGTTCAGGATATCCCCGGACGGGATTTCGGTAAAGGCAGTTGACCCGGCGAATGTAGCTATGGTAAGTTTTAACCTGGAATCCGGAGCATTTGAGGAATTCGAGGCAACTGAATCTGAAGTAGGTATGGATCTTACCAAGATCAATGATATCATGGGTGTGGCTGAGAAAAACGAAACTGTTAAACTGGAACTGAGGGAGGATACCCAGAAAATGGAGATCCGGATAGGTGGGTTTTCCTATACCCTGTCCCTTCTTGACCCCTCAACCATTCGATCAGAACCACGCATTCCCCAGCTTGAGCTTCCTGCCCAGGTCATTCTCAATGGAAATGAACTTAGAAAGGCTATAAAGGCTGCAGAGAAGATCAGTGATCACATACTTCTGGGAATTGAGGATGAGATATTCTATATGGAAGCTGAAGGTGATACTGATAAGGTGCGCATTGACATGACCCGTGACCAGCTGATTGATATGAAGCCAGGGGATGCAAGGTCAATGTTCTCACTGGATTACCTTGGAGATATTGTAAAACCTGCATCCAAATCCAATGAGGTCGAAATAAATATCGGCCGTGATTTCCCTATAAAGCTCAATTTTGTTATTGCCAATGGAGGAGGCACTGCTAATTATCTTCTGGCACCAAGGATCGAATCCGACTGA
- the priL gene encoding DNA primase regulatory subunit PriL — MDKNNLALYPFISPASEYVNELGLSVDRLMESRALESARLRGRDRVLQALDGKIEKPSPDSLDDSSLVIELLSYPFARILVSCIKDEFLIRRYALKEAEASFLLLNSQNSDFLLEFAREFDIAAEFNSAGFILHFTDYIRLASTMKDLEWKLVNRKLKRGFVPLSHRELARLLQEAVRSRIQQSLPADVPEDMCQACEQYLPEIREALDERKQHYGAAGITGEVDTDSFPPCINYAISQVRSGANLAHSMRFAMTSFLLNVGMSVDEVVNVFNVSPDFDAEKTRYQIEHIAGSTGTMYKPPSCSTMKTYGNCYGADNICESISHPLGYYERKKWILNKNRNVQDK; from the coding sequence ATGGATAAAAACAACCTGGCACTCTATCCATTCATATCTCCGGCATCAGAATATGTCAATGAACTGGGACTGTCAGTGGACAGGTTGATGGAGTCCAGAGCACTTGAATCTGCAAGACTGAGAGGCAGGGATCGTGTACTGCAGGCACTGGATGGTAAAATAGAAAAACCGTCCCCTGATAGTCTGGATGACAGTTCGCTTGTGATTGAACTGCTCTCATATCCCTTTGCCAGAATACTGGTATCCTGTATAAAGGATGAATTCCTGATACGCAGGTATGCTCTCAAGGAAGCTGAAGCTTCATTCCTTCTTCTAAACAGTCAGAATTCTGATTTTCTGCTGGAATTTGCCAGGGAATTTGATATAGCTGCAGAGTTTAACTCAGCCGGTTTTATTCTCCATTTCACTGATTATATCCGTCTTGCCAGTACAATGAAGGACCTTGAGTGGAAGCTGGTGAACCGGAAGCTAAAAAGGGGTTTTGTACCTCTCTCCCATCGGGAACTTGCGCGATTGCTGCAGGAGGCTGTAAGGTCAAGGATCCAGCAGTCACTGCCTGCCGATGTACCTGAGGATATGTGTCAGGCCTGTGAACAGTATCTGCCAGAGATCCGGGAAGCCCTGGATGAACGCAAGCAGCATTACGGAGCAGCAGGTATCACAGGTGAGGTTGATACTGATTCATTTCCACCCTGTATCAACTATGCAATATCCCAGGTCAGGTCAGGAGCGAACCTGGCCCATTCAATGAGATTTGCAATGACCTCGTTCCTGCTGAATGTGGGAATGTCGGTGGATGAGGTTGTGAATGTGTTCAATGTATCCCCGGACTTTGATGCAGAGAAGACACGCTACCAGATCGAGCACATTGCAGGTTCTACAGGAACTATGTACAAACCTCCTTCGTGCAGTACAATGAAAACATATGGGAACTGCTATGGGGCAGACAATATCTGTGAATCAATCAGTCATCCGCTTGGCTACTATGAACGCAAGAAGTGGATACTGAATAAAAACAGGAATGTGCAGGATAAATGA
- a CDS encoding cobyrinate a,c-diamide synthase: MTRALLIAGTHSGVGKTTVAMGIMAALTKRGQKVKPYKVGPDYIDPTHHSVICSQPSHNLDTYMMDIDGVRSTFARTSQEYDISVVEGVMGLFDGMESTEIASSAHVAKSLDLPVILVINVHGMSRSAAALAHGYMNYDPGVRVAGVILNRVGSPRHAQMIKDVMEDVPVVGALPRNQDITVPSRHLGLHMASEKEHNIDELAAFIEENIDLDTLIQIADTAPDYEPEADIPDLEPDLTIGVAMDSAFCFYYQDMLDAFRRHGAQIRFFSPLAGEVPDVDGIYFGGGYPELHLGELEKSETTRALSDLASDGVPIYGECGGLLYLCSSYEDSDAKYRMADVFPADVRMTKKLQALGYTRARAKGGYMDTTILGHEFHYSVTECDRDCRLIYEMIRGKGIQDGRDGITEHSSLASYMHAHPATFPAGSFVQQCRKYSRR; the protein is encoded by the coding sequence CAAAACGCGGACAGAAGGTCAAGCCATACAAGGTGGGACCTGATTATATAGATCCAACACACCACAGTGTTATCTGCAGTCAGCCATCCCATAACCTGGATACGTATATGATGGATATTGACGGGGTACGAAGTACTTTTGCCAGGACATCACAGGAATACGATATATCGGTTGTGGAGGGTGTCATGGGTCTCTTTGATGGTATGGAATCAACTGAGATTGCAAGTTCTGCCCATGTAGCCAAATCACTTGACCTGCCGGTAATACTTGTGATCAATGTGCATGGAATGTCCCGCAGTGCCGCAGCACTTGCACACGGATACATGAACTATGATCCCGGTGTACGGGTTGCAGGTGTGATACTCAACCGTGTGGGAAGTCCAAGGCATGCCCAGATGATAAAGGATGTGATGGAGGATGTTCCTGTTGTAGGCGCACTTCCCAGAAACCAGGACATTACAGTACCATCCCGACACCTGGGACTTCACATGGCTTCAGAGAAGGAGCACAATATTGACGAACTTGCTGCCTTTATCGAGGAGAATATCGACCTGGATACACTCATACAGATCGCAGATACTGCCCCTGACTATGAACCTGAAGCCGACATACCTGACCTGGAACCCGACCTAACCATCGGTGTTGCCATGGACAGTGCCTTCTGTTTCTATTACCAGGACATGCTTGATGCTTTTAGAAGACACGGTGCACAGATCCGATTCTTCAGTCCCCTTGCAGGAGAGGTTCCTGATGTTGACGGAATCTATTTTGGAGGAGGGTACCCTGAACTGCATCTTGGTGAACTGGAAAAATCAGAGACCACACGTGCTCTCTCAGATCTGGCCTCTGACGGGGTGCCAATATATGGGGAATGCGGAGGATTGCTCTATCTGTGCAGCTCATATGAGGACAGTGATGCAAAGTACAGGATGGCAGATGTCTTCCCTGCAGATGTGAGGATGACAAAGAAACTGCAGGCACTGGGATATACCAGGGCCAGGGCAAAGGGAGGATACATGGACACAACCATCCTGGGCCATGAATTCCACTACTCAGTAACAGAATGTGACAGGGACTGCAGGCTGATCTATGAGATGATACGCGGTAAAGGAATACAGGATGGCAGGGATGGAATTACAGAACACAGCTCACTGGCAAGCTATATGCATGCTCATCCGGCAACATTTCCTGCTGGAAGTTTTGTTCAGCAGTGCAGGAAATACAGTCGAAGATGA